A single region of the Lotus japonicus ecotype B-129 chromosome 4, LjGifu_v1.2 genome encodes:
- the LOC130711775 gene encoding mitogen-activated protein kinase kinase kinase 5-like isoform X1: protein MRWLLSLLFSNSSSSAASVDHHRRKASAFKKDRCCSAEEPRPLPLPELSSSLLLVRDADFPLPSPKDAPPSTAAPVFRMRSVFASQEKRKSMEQGENRPTRKVHQDVSSSEDTRDNNNNNNNQNLVKVPGRSVSTLTSPFASPLISSPQRRSTSDFVPYYYVTPRGNQFWSAPEMPTTESGMTPPPAFFDLSALGTAEASPSPQQSPQGRSPQRNPRSGPPSPVHPMMSPEISGPRFESNVPVGVHPLPLPPGAALSSPSAAAAATFSHAGANRSEALPMNYQWQKGKLIGRGTFGSVYVATNRGTGALCAMKEVEICPDDPKSAECMKQLEQEIKVLSQLKHPNIVQYYGSEIVEDRFYIYLEYVHPGSLNKYVREHCGAVTECVLRNFTRHILSGLAYLHSKKTIHRDIKGANLLVDSAGVVKLADFGMAKHLTGCEAILSLRGSPYWMAPELMQAVIQKDNSADLAFAIDIWSLGCTIIEMFTGKPPWSEYEGAAAMFKVMRDTPPIPETLSLEGKDFLRCCFKRNPAERPPAAVLLEHRFLKISHQPDLSSPTQLYNGTSFMDKPQHSPRGQSENKAYQMSTPSTKIANGKVAVRCGFLVPSIDILPAQWRSQEFCGAWASLYTNENRDFID from the exons ATGCGTTGGTTACTTTCCCTTTTGTTTTCTAACAGCTCTTCCTCCGCCGCCTCCGTCGACCACCACCGCCGGAAGGCCTCCGCCTTTAAAAAGGACAGGTGCTGCTCCGCCGAGGAGCCTCGCCCGCTCCCCTTGCCGGAGCTTTCCTCCTCCCTGCTTCTCGTCAGAGACGCTGACTTCCCTCTCCCCTCCCCCAAGGATGCTCCTCCCTCCACCGCCGCCCCCGTCTTTCGGATGCGAAG TGTTTTTGCTAGCCAAGAGAAAAGGAAGAGTATGGAGCAAGGTGAAAATAGGCCAACAAGGAAGGTGCATCAAGATGTGAGTAGTAGTGAGGACACTAGagataataacaataataataataaccagAACTTGGTCAAAGTACCTGGAAGGAGTGTTTCCACCTTAACTAGCCCATTTGCAAGTCCCTTAATCAGCAGCCCACAGAGGAGAAGTACTAGTGATTTTGTACCATATTATTATGTGACTCCAAGAGGGAATCAATTCTGGTCTGCACCAGAGATGCCAACAACTGAATCAGGGATGACGCCGCCTCCTGCTTTCTTTGATTTATCAGCATTAGGCACTGCTGAAGCCTCTCCCTCTCCCCAGCAGAGTCCACAGGGAAGAAGTCCACAGAGAAACCCTAGAAGTGGACCTCCATCACCTGTACATCCCATGATGTCTCCTGAGATCTCAGGGCCGCGTTTCGAAAGTAATGTTCCGGTCGGGGTTCACCCCTTGCCCTTGCCTCCTGGGGCAGCCTTGTCTTCACCATCAGCTGCTGCTGCAGCTACCTTCTCCCATGCTGGGGCTAATAGGTCTGAAGCATTGCCAATGAATTACCAATGGCAAAAAGGGAAACTTATTGGGCGCGGCACGTTTGGAAGTGTTTATGTTGCCACCAATAG GGGGACTGGAGCATTATGTGCAATGAAGGAAGTAGAAATATGTCCTGATGATCCAAAATCTGCAGAGTGTATGAAGCAATTAGAGCAG GAAATTAAAGTTCTTAGCCAGCTGAAACATCCAAACATTGTGCAGTATTATGGCAGTGAAATA GTTGAAGACCGGTTTTATATTTATCTGGAATATGTTCATCCTGGTTCACTTAATAAATATGTCCGTGAACATTGTGGTGCTGTAACAGAGTGTGTCCTTCGGAATTTCACTCGCCATATCCTTTCGGGGTTGGCTTATTTACATAGCAAAAAAACAATTCATAG GGACATCAAAGGGGCTAATTTGCTAGTTGATTCTGCCGGAGTTGTTAAACTTGCTGATTTTGGGATGGCTAAGCAT CTAACTGGATGTGAAGCTATTCTTTCTTTGAGGGGAAGTCCGTACTGGATGGCTCCAGAG CTTATGCAGGCTGTGATACAGAAGGATAACAGTGCTGACCTAGCCTTTGCAATTGATATTTGGAGCTTGGGTTGTACAATCATTGAAATGTTCACAGGGAAGCCTCCTTGGAGTGAATATGAAGGG GCTGCAGCTATGTTTAAGGTCATGAGGGATACCCCTCCTATACCTGAAACATTGTCATTAGAGGGTAAAGATTTCCTGAGATGCTGCTTTAAAAGAAATCCTGCGGAGCGGCCACCTGCTGCAGTGTTACTAGAACATCGGTTTTTGAAAATCTCACATCAGCCAGATCTTTCATCTCCCACCCAGCTGTATAATGGAACAAGCTTCATG GATAAACCACAACATAGTCCTAGAGGGCAATCCGAAAACAAAGCCTATCAGATGTCTACTCCGAGTACAAAGATTGCAAATGGGAAAGTTGCTGTGAGATGTGGATTCCTCGTTCCTTCCATAGATATTCTCCCTGCACAGTGGCGGAGCCAAGAATTTTGTGGAGCCTGGGCAAGTTTGTACACCAATGAAAACAGAGATTTTATTGATTGA
- the LOC130711775 gene encoding mitogen-activated protein kinase kinase kinase 5-like isoform X2 → MRWLLSLLFSNSSSSAASVDHHRRKASAFKKDRCCSAEEPRPLPLPELSSSLLLVRDADFPLPSPKDAPPSTAAPVFRMRSVFASQEKRKSMEQGENRPTRKVHQDVSSSEDTRDNNNNNNNQNLVKVPGRSVSTLTSPFASPLISSPQRRSTSDFVPYYYVTPRGNQFWSAPEMPTTESGMTPPPAFFDLSALGTAEASPSPQQSPQGRSPQRNPRSGPPSPVHPMMSPEISGPRFESNVPVGVHPLPLPPGAALSSPSAAAAATFSHAGANRSEALPMNYQWQKGKLIGRGTFGSVYVATNRGTGALCAMKEVEICPDDPKSAECMKQLEQEIKVLSQLKHPNIVQYYGSEIVEDRFYIYLEYVHPGSLNKYVREHCGAVTECVLRNFTRHILSGLAYLHSKKTIHRDIKGANLLVDSAGVVKLADFGMAKHLTGCEAILSLRGSPYWMAPELMQAVIQKDNSADLAFAIDIWSLGCTIIEMFTGKPPWSEYEGAAAMFKVMRDTPPIPETLSLEGKDFLRCCFKRNPAERPPAAVLLEHRFLKISHQPDLSSPTQLYNGTSFMVNVTGVSLLCLPNHALWY, encoded by the exons ATGCGTTGGTTACTTTCCCTTTTGTTTTCTAACAGCTCTTCCTCCGCCGCCTCCGTCGACCACCACCGCCGGAAGGCCTCCGCCTTTAAAAAGGACAGGTGCTGCTCCGCCGAGGAGCCTCGCCCGCTCCCCTTGCCGGAGCTTTCCTCCTCCCTGCTTCTCGTCAGAGACGCTGACTTCCCTCTCCCCTCCCCCAAGGATGCTCCTCCCTCCACCGCCGCCCCCGTCTTTCGGATGCGAAG TGTTTTTGCTAGCCAAGAGAAAAGGAAGAGTATGGAGCAAGGTGAAAATAGGCCAACAAGGAAGGTGCATCAAGATGTGAGTAGTAGTGAGGACACTAGagataataacaataataataataaccagAACTTGGTCAAAGTACCTGGAAGGAGTGTTTCCACCTTAACTAGCCCATTTGCAAGTCCCTTAATCAGCAGCCCACAGAGGAGAAGTACTAGTGATTTTGTACCATATTATTATGTGACTCCAAGAGGGAATCAATTCTGGTCTGCACCAGAGATGCCAACAACTGAATCAGGGATGACGCCGCCTCCTGCTTTCTTTGATTTATCAGCATTAGGCACTGCTGAAGCCTCTCCCTCTCCCCAGCAGAGTCCACAGGGAAGAAGTCCACAGAGAAACCCTAGAAGTGGACCTCCATCACCTGTACATCCCATGATGTCTCCTGAGATCTCAGGGCCGCGTTTCGAAAGTAATGTTCCGGTCGGGGTTCACCCCTTGCCCTTGCCTCCTGGGGCAGCCTTGTCTTCACCATCAGCTGCTGCTGCAGCTACCTTCTCCCATGCTGGGGCTAATAGGTCTGAAGCATTGCCAATGAATTACCAATGGCAAAAAGGGAAACTTATTGGGCGCGGCACGTTTGGAAGTGTTTATGTTGCCACCAATAG GGGGACTGGAGCATTATGTGCAATGAAGGAAGTAGAAATATGTCCTGATGATCCAAAATCTGCAGAGTGTATGAAGCAATTAGAGCAG GAAATTAAAGTTCTTAGCCAGCTGAAACATCCAAACATTGTGCAGTATTATGGCAGTGAAATA GTTGAAGACCGGTTTTATATTTATCTGGAATATGTTCATCCTGGTTCACTTAATAAATATGTCCGTGAACATTGTGGTGCTGTAACAGAGTGTGTCCTTCGGAATTTCACTCGCCATATCCTTTCGGGGTTGGCTTATTTACATAGCAAAAAAACAATTCATAG GGACATCAAAGGGGCTAATTTGCTAGTTGATTCTGCCGGAGTTGTTAAACTTGCTGATTTTGGGATGGCTAAGCAT CTAACTGGATGTGAAGCTATTCTTTCTTTGAGGGGAAGTCCGTACTGGATGGCTCCAGAG CTTATGCAGGCTGTGATACAGAAGGATAACAGTGCTGACCTAGCCTTTGCAATTGATATTTGGAGCTTGGGTTGTACAATCATTGAAATGTTCACAGGGAAGCCTCCTTGGAGTGAATATGAAGGG GCTGCAGCTATGTTTAAGGTCATGAGGGATACCCCTCCTATACCTGAAACATTGTCATTAGAGGGTAAAGATTTCCTGAGATGCTGCTTTAAAAGAAATCCTGCGGAGCGGCCACCTGCTGCAGTGTTACTAGAACATCGGTTTTTGAAAATCTCACATCAGCCAGATCTTTCATCTCCCACCCAGCTGTATAATGGAACAAGCTTCATGGTAAATGTAACTGGTGTATCTCTTTTATGTTTGCCAAACCATGCTCTTTGGTACTAA